In Pseudomonas fluorescens, the following are encoded in one genomic region:
- a CDS encoding nucleoside hydrolase has product MSLKTATNAHAAPKIDLIIDTDPGADDVVALLFALASPDELNVRALTTVAGNVRLDKTSRNARLAREWAGREEVPVYAGAPKPLVRTPIYAEDIHGTEGLSGIAVQEPRKGLAKGSAITYLIDTLKSAEPHSITIAMLGPQTNLALALIQEPGIVQGIKEVVVMGGAHFNGGNITPVAEFNLFADPQAAEVVLNSGVKLTYLSLDVTHKILTSEARLNQIAALNNNASRLVSDILNEYIKGDMEHYGLPGGPVHDATVVAYLLKPQLFSGRSVNVVVDSREGPTFGQTIVDWYDGLKAPKNAFWVESGDAQGFFDLLTERLARLK; this is encoded by the coding sequence TTGTCCCTGAAGACCGCAACGAACGCCCACGCGGCACCAAAGATCGACCTGATCATCGACACCGATCCGGGGGCTGACGACGTTGTTGCCCTGTTGTTCGCCCTGGCATCGCCGGACGAATTGAATGTCCGGGCATTGACCACCGTTGCCGGCAACGTTCGCCTGGACAAGACTTCGCGCAATGCGCGACTGGCCCGGGAGTGGGCGGGGCGCGAAGAGGTTCCGGTCTATGCGGGGGCGCCCAAACCCCTGGTGCGCACACCCATCTATGCCGAGGATATTCATGGCACGGAAGGGTTGTCGGGCATTGCCGTGCAGGAGCCCAGGAAAGGCCTGGCCAAGGGCAGCGCCATCACTTATCTGATCGATACCCTGAAATCTGCCGAGCCCCACAGCATTACCATCGCCATGCTAGGCCCACAGACCAACCTGGCCCTGGCGCTGATCCAGGAGCCGGGTATCGTTCAGGGTATCAAGGAAGTGGTGGTCATGGGCGGTGCGCACTTCAACGGCGGCAATATCACGCCGGTGGCCGAGTTCAACCTGTTCGCCGACCCGCAAGCGGCCGAAGTGGTGCTCAACAGTGGCGTGAAGCTGACCTACCTGTCGCTGGATGTGACCCACAAGATCCTTACCAGCGAAGCGCGCCTGAACCAGATTGCCGCGCTGAATAACAACGCCAGCCGATTGGTGAGCGACATTCTCAATGAATACATCAAGGGCGACATGGAGCACTACGGCCTTCCAGGCGGCCCGGTGCATGACGCCACGGTTGTCGCTTATCTGCTCAAGCCGCAATTGTTCAGCGGTCGCTCGGTCAACGTGGTGGTCGACAGCCGCGAAGGACCGACCTTTGGACAAACCATCGTTGACTGGTATGACGGCTTGAAAGCGCCAAAGAACGCCTTTTGGGTAGAAAGCGGCGACGCCCAGGGCTTCTTCGATCTGCTGACCGAGCGCCTGGCCCGCCTGAAGTAA
- a CDS encoding I78 family peptidase inhibitor → MPWKLASLGTLLAVATLAGCSTASTESATTDVATSDTGHSRCEAKAAEFTIGKQASPQLLEQARTRAGAQSARFLLPTDMVTLEYRSDRLNLNTDASRVVTRVNCG, encoded by the coding sequence ATGCCTTGGAAGCTCGCGTCATTGGGTACTTTGTTGGCCGTTGCCACGCTGGCCGGTTGCAGCACTGCCTCTACGGAGTCGGCAACCACTGATGTTGCGACGTCTGACACGGGTCACAGTCGCTGTGAGGCAAAGGCTGCCGAGTTCACCATCGGTAAACAGGCGTCGCCGCAGCTGCTCGAACAGGCGCGTACCCGCGCAGGGGCGCAAAGTGCACGGTTCCTGCTGCCAACCGATATGGTGACGCTGGAGTACCGTTCCGATCGCCTGAACCTGAACACCGATGCCAGCCGGGTAGTGACCCGCGTCAACTGCGGCTGA
- a CDS encoding cold-shock protein: MSNRQTGTVKWFNDEKGFGFITPQGGGDDLFVHFKAIESDGFKSLKEGQTVSFVAEKGQKGMQAAQVRPE; encoded by the coding sequence ATGTCTAATCGCCAAACCGGCACCGTTAAATGGTTCAACGATGAAAAAGGCTTCGGCTTCATCACTCCTCAAGGTGGCGGTGACGACCTGTTCGTACACTTCAAAGCTATCGAAAGCGACGGTTTCAAAAGCCTGAAAGAAGGCCAGACTGTTTCCTTCGTGGCTGAGAAAGGCCAAAAGGGTATGCAAGCTGCTCAAGTTCGCCCAGAGTAA
- the thrS gene encoding threonine--tRNA ligase, translated as MPTITLPDGSQRSFDHPVSVAEVAASIGAGLAKATVAGKVDGKLVDASDIIDGDASLQIITPKDEEGLEIIRHSCAHLVGHAVKQLYPTARMVIGPVIDEGFYYDIAFERPFTPDDLAAIEQRMQQLIEKDYDVIKKVTPRAEVIEVFKARGEDYKLRLVEDMPNEQAMGLYYHEEYVDMCRGPHVPNTRFLKSFKLTKLSGAYWRGDAKNEQLQRVYGTAWADKKQLAAYIQRIEEAEKRDHRKIGKRLGLFHTQEESPGMVFWHPNGWTLYQVLEQYMRKVQRDNGYLEIKTPQVVDRSLWEKSGHWANYGDNMFTTQSENRDYAIKPMNCPCHVQVFNQGLKSYRELPMRLAEFGACHRNEPSGALHGIMRVRAFTQDDAHIFCTEEQMQAESAAFIKLTMDVYADFGFKDVEMKLSTRPEKRVGSDELWDRAEAALAAALDSAGLPYDLQPGEGAFYGPKIEFSLKDCLGRVWQCGTLQLDFNLPVRLGAEYVSEDNSRKHPVMLHRAILGSFERFVGILIEHYEGAFPAWLAPTQAVVMNITDKQADFAAEVEKTLNESGFRAKSDLRNEKIGFKIREHTLLKVPYLLVIGDREVEMQTVAVRTREGADLGSMPVAQFAEFLAQAVSRRGRPDSE; from the coding sequence ATGCCAACTATTACTCTTCCCGACGGCAGTCAACGTTCATTCGATCACCCGGTTTCCGTAGCCGAGGTCGCCGCATCCATCGGTGCTGGCCTGGCCAAGGCCACCGTTGCCGGCAAGGTCGATGGCAAGCTGGTCGACGCCAGCGACATCATCGACGGCGACGCGTCGCTGCAAATCATCACGCCAAAGGATGAAGAGGGGCTGGAGATCATTCGCCACTCTTGCGCCCACCTGGTTGGCCACGCGGTCAAGCAGCTGTACCCGACCGCCAGGATGGTCATCGGTCCGGTCATCGACGAAGGTTTCTATTACGATATCGCCTTCGAACGTCCTTTCACTCCGGACGACCTGGCGGCCATCGAACAGCGCATGCAGCAGCTGATCGAGAAAGATTACGACGTGATCAAGAAAGTCACTCCGCGCGCCGAAGTGATCGAAGTGTTCAAGGCCCGTGGCGAAGACTACAAGTTGCGCCTGGTCGAAGACATGCCGAACGAGCAGGCCATGGGCCTGTATTATCACGAAGAATACGTCGACATGTGCCGCGGTCCGCACGTGCCGAACACCCGCTTCCTGAAATCCTTCAAGCTGACCAAGCTGTCCGGCGCCTACTGGCGTGGCGATGCCAAGAACGAGCAATTGCAGCGCGTCTACGGCACCGCATGGGCGGACAAGAAACAACTGGCCGCTTACATCCAGCGCATTGAAGAAGCCGAAAAGCGCGACCACCGCAAGATCGGCAAGCGCCTGGGCCTGTTCCATACCCAGGAAGAGTCGCCGGGCATGGTGTTCTGGCACCCGAACGGCTGGACGTTGTACCAGGTGCTCGAGCAGTACATGCGCAAGGTTCAGCGCGACAACGGCTATCTCGAGATCAAGACGCCGCAAGTCGTTGACCGCAGCCTGTGGGAGAAATCCGGGCATTGGGCCAACTACGGCGACAACATGTTCACCACCCAGTCGGAAAACCGCGACTACGCGATCAAGCCAATGAACTGCCCTTGCCACGTGCAGGTGTTCAACCAGGGCCTGAAAAGCTACCGCGAGTTGCCGATGCGCCTGGCCGAGTTCGGTGCATGCCACCGTAACGAGCCATCGGGTGCCTTGCACGGCATCATGCGCGTGCGCGCGTTCACTCAGGACGATGCCCACATCTTCTGCACCGAAGAGCAGATGCAGGCCGAGTCCGCCGCGTTTATCAAGCTGACCATGGACGTCTACGCCGATTTCGGCTTTAAAGATGTCGAGATGAAGCTGTCCACTCGTCCGGAAAAACGCGTCGGTTCCGACGAACTTTGGGATCGCGCCGAAGCTGCACTGGCCGCAGCCCTTGATAGCGCGGGCCTGCCGTACGATCTGCAACCGGGCGAGGGTGCGTTCTACGGTCCGAAGATCGAGTTCTCGCTGAAAGATTGCCTCGGTCGCGTCTGGCAATGTGGTACCCTGCAGCTCGATTTTAACCTGCCTGTCCGTCTGGGAGCCGAATACGTCTCCGAAGACAACAGCCGCAAGCACCCGGTCATGTTGCACCGGGCGATCCTGGGGTCCTTCGAACGTTTCGTCGGAATTCTGATCGAGCACTACGAGGGCGCGTTCCCCGCGTGGCTGGCGCCGACCCAGGCAGTGGTGATGAATATCACTGATAAACAGGCCGATTTTGCCGCTGAAGTTGAAAAAACCCTCAACGAAAGCGGATTTCGTGCCAAGTCTGACTTGAGAAATGAAAAGATCGGCTTTAAAATCCGCGAGCATACTTTGCTCAAGGTTCCTTATCTCTTGGTTATCGGAGATCGGGAAGTCGAGATGCAGACTGTCGCTGTGCGTACTCGTGAAGGTGCTGACCTGGGCTCGATGCCCGTCGCCCAGTTCGCTGAGTTTCTCGCGCAAGCGGTTTCCCGGCGTGGTCGCCCAGATTCGGAGTAA
- the infC gene encoding translation initiation factor IF-3 — MIIKREMRQDKRAAPKAPINENISAREVRLIGAEGEQLGIVSIEDALLKAEEAKLDLVEISADAVPPVCKLMDYGKSIFEKKKQVAAAKKNQKQIQVKEIKFRPGTEEGDYQVKLRNLVRFLSDGDRAKVSLRFRGREMAHQELGMELLKRVEGDLLEYGSVEQHPKMEGRQLIMVIAPKKKK, encoded by the coding sequence ATTATTATTAAGCGTGAAATGAGACAAGATAAACGAGCTGCACCGAAAGCCCCGATCAACGAGAATATCTCGGCCCGCGAGGTTCGGTTAATTGGTGCTGAAGGTGAACAGCTTGGGATTGTGTCAATTGAAGACGCGCTTCTTAAGGCTGAAGAGGCCAAGCTGGATCTGGTGGAGATTTCCGCCGATGCAGTACCACCTGTTTGCAAACTGATGGACTACGGCAAATCGATCTTCGAAAAGAAGAAGCAGGTTGCTGCGGCCAAGAAAAACCAGAAGCAGATTCAGGTTAAAGAAATCAAGTTTCGTCCAGGGACGGAGGAAGGGGATTACCAGGTAAAACTGCGCAACCTGGTACGTTTCCTGAGTGATGGGGACAGGGCCAAGGTATCCTTGCGATTCCGCGGCCGTGAGATGGCCCACCAGGAGCTGGGGATGGAACTCCTCAAGCGAGTTGAAGGTGACTTGCTCGAGTACGGTTCGGTCGAACAGCATCCTAAGATGGAAGGACGCCAGCTGATCATGGTCATCGCCCCGAAAAAGAAGAAGTAA
- the rpmI gene encoding 50S ribosomal protein L35: MPKMKTKSGAAKRFLKTANGIKHKHAFKSHILTKMSTKRKRQLRGSSLLHPSDVAKVERMLRLR, encoded by the coding sequence ATGCCAAAAATGAAGACCAAAAGTGGTGCTGCTAAGCGGTTTCTGAAAACTGCTAACGGTATCAAGCACAAGCACGCTTTCAAGAGCCACATCCTGACCAAAATGTCGACCAAGCGTAAGCGTCAACTGCGCGGTAGCAGCTTGCTGCATCCGTCTGACGTGGCAAAAGTCGAGCGCATGCTGCGCCTTCGTTAA
- the rplT gene encoding 50S ribosomal protein L20, which translates to MARVKRGVIARKRHKKILKLAKGYYGARSRVFRVAKQAVIKAGQYAYRDRRQKKRQFRALWIARINAGARINGLSYSRFIAGLKKASIEIDRKVLADLAVNEKAAFAAIVEKAKATLA; encoded by the coding sequence ATGGCTCGTGTAAAGCGTGGCGTCATTGCCCGTAAGCGTCACAAAAAAATTCTGAAACTTGCTAAAGGCTACTACGGCGCACGCTCCCGCGTATTCCGTGTTGCCAAGCAAGCGGTAATCAAGGCAGGCCAATACGCCTACCGTGACCGTCGTCAGAAAAAACGTCAGTTCCGCGCTCTGTGGATCGCTCGTATCAACGCTGGTGCTCGTATCAACGGTCTGTCCTACAGCCGTTTCATCGCCGGCCTGAAAAAAGCGTCCATCGAGATCGACCGTAAGGTTCTGGCTGATCTGGCAGTGAACGAAAAAGCGGCGTTTGCTGCGATTGTCGAGAAAGCTAAAGCCACCTTGGCTTAA
- the pheS gene encoding phenylalanine--tRNA ligase subunit alpha gives MENLDALVSQALEAVQSAEDINALEQIRVHYLGKKGELTQVMKTLGNLPAEERPQVGALINVAKERVTEVLNARKALFEEADLAAKLSAESIDVTLPGRGQTSGGLHPVTRTLERVEQFFTRIGYGIAEGPEVEDDYHNFEALNIPGHHPARSMHDTFYFNANMLLRTHTSPVQVRTMESKQPPIRIVCPGRVYRSDSDITHSPMFHQVEGLLIDRDINFADLKGTIEEFLRVFFEKELAVRFRPSYFPFTEPSAEVDMECVMCSGKGCRVCKQTGWLEVMGCGMVHPNVLRMSGIDPEEFSGFAFGMGVERLAMLRYGVNDLRLFFDNDLRFLAQFR, from the coding sequence ATGGAAAACCTGGATGCGCTCGTCTCTCAAGCTCTAGAGGCTGTGCAAAGCGCTGAAGATATCAATGCCCTGGAGCAAATCCGGGTTCACTACCTTGGCAAGAAGGGTGAATTGACTCAGGTGATGAAGACCCTGGGGAATTTGCCGGCAGAGGAGCGTCCGCAGGTCGGTGCGCTGATCAACGTTGCCAAGGAGCGTGTCACAGAGGTCCTTAATGCGCGCAAGGCATTGTTTGAAGAAGCCGATCTGGCTGCCAAACTCTCCGCCGAGTCCATTGACGTGACCCTGCCTGGCCGTGGTCAGACCTCCGGTGGTCTGCATCCGGTTACCCGCACTCTGGAACGCGTCGAACAGTTCTTCACCCGTATTGGCTACGGCATCGCCGAAGGCCCTGAGGTCGAAGACGACTATCACAACTTCGAAGCGCTCAACATCCCAGGCCACCACCCGGCCCGGTCGATGCATGACACCTTCTATTTCAATGCGAACATGCTGTTGCGCACCCATACCTCGCCGGTACAGGTCCGCACCATGGAGTCGAAACAGCCGCCGATCCGCATCGTCTGCCCAGGCCGTGTATACCGCAGCGACTCCGATATCACCCACTCGCCGATGTTCCACCAGGTCGAAGGCCTGCTGATCGATCGCGACATCAATTTCGCCGACCTCAAAGGCACCATCGAAGAGTTCCTGCGGGTGTTCTTCGAAAAGGAACTGGCGGTACGTTTCCGTCCTTCGTACTTCCCGTTCACCGAGCCATCCGCTGAAGTCGACATGGAATGCGTGATGTGCAGCGGTAAAGGCTGCCGCGTCTGCAAGCAGACCGGCTGGCTGGAAGTGATGGGCTGCGGCATGGTTCACCCGAACGTGCTGCGCATGTCCGGGATCGATCCGGAAGAGTTCTCGGGCTTTGCCTTCGGCATGGGCGTTGAGCGTCTGGCCATGCTGCGTTACGGCGTGAACGACTTGCGTCTGTTCTTCGACAACGACTTGCGGTTCCTCGCGCAATTTCGCTAG
- the pheT gene encoding phenylalanine--tRNA ligase subunit beta → MKFSEQWLRGWVSPQVSRDELVARLSMAGLEVDSVTPAAGVFSGVVVGEVLSTEQHPDADKLRVCQVSNGSETFQVVCGAPNVRPGLKIPFAMIGAELPGDFKIKKAKLRGVESNGMLCSQSELQVGEGNDGLMELPVDAPVGKDFRVYLDLEDASIEVDLTPNRGDCLSLAGLAREVGALYAAPVVRPVVASVPAAHDEVRSVEVLAPAACPRYLGRVIRNVDLSRPTPLWMVERLRRADVRSIDAAVDITNYVMLELGQPLHAFDLAEINGGIRVRMAEEGEKLVLLDGQEVSLRSDTLVIADHSRALAIAGVMGGEHSGVSATTRDVFLESAFFDQIAVAGKARSYGLHTDASHRYERGVDWQLAREAMERATGLLLEITGGEAGPIIETVSEQHLPKIAPVTLRAQRITQMLGMEMDSAEVERLLNALGLTITADGAGQWRVEVPSHRFDISLEVDLIEELARLYGYNRLPVRYPQARLAPQAKAEARSDLPELRRLLVARGYQEAITYSFIDPKQFELFNPGVEPLLLANPISNDMAAMRSSLWPGLVKALQHNLNRQQDRVRLFESGLRFVGQLEGLKQEPMLAGVVCGSRLPEGWAQGRDTVDFFDVKADVESVLGFAGALDAFTFVPGKHPALHPGQTARIERDGRLVGFVGAIHPELSKTLGLDRPVFVFELVLAEVASGKMPKFHELSRFPEVRRDLALIAHKDVAATAVLDVIRENAGEWLTDLRLFDVYQGKGIDPDRKSLAVGLTWQHPSRTLNDDEVNTATQNILTSLEQRLNATLRK, encoded by the coding sequence ATGAAATTCAGTGAACAATGGCTGCGTGGCTGGGTTAGCCCGCAGGTAAGTCGCGACGAGCTGGTTGCTCGTCTGTCGATGGCCGGTCTTGAGGTCGATAGCGTTACGCCGGCCGCCGGTGTTTTCAGTGGCGTGGTCGTTGGCGAGGTGCTGAGCACCGAGCAGCACCCGGACGCCGACAAACTGCGCGTGTGCCAGGTCAGCAACGGTTCGGAAACCTTCCAGGTTGTTTGCGGTGCGCCAAACGTGCGCCCGGGCCTGAAGATTCCTTTCGCCATGATCGGCGCCGAGCTGCCAGGCGACTTCAAGATCAAGAAGGCCAAGCTGCGTGGCGTTGAGTCCAATGGCATGCTGTGCTCGCAATCCGAGCTGCAGGTCGGTGAAGGTAATGACGGCCTGATGGAGCTGCCGGTCGATGCGCCGGTAGGCAAGGATTTCCGCGTTTATCTGGACCTGGAAGACGCCAGCATCGAGGTCGATTTGACCCCGAACCGTGGTGACTGCCTGTCCCTGGCCGGTCTGGCCCGTGAAGTCGGCGCGCTGTACGCCGCTCCTGTGGTCCGTCCGGTAGTGGCTTCGGTTCCTGCCGCGCACGACGAAGTGCGTTCGGTAGAAGTGCTGGCGCCCGCCGCGTGCCCGCGCTACCTCGGTCGAGTGATTCGTAACGTCGACCTGTCCAGGCCTACGCCGCTGTGGATGGTTGAGCGCCTGCGTCGTGCAGATGTGCGCAGCATCGACGCTGCCGTCGACATCACCAACTACGTGATGCTGGAACTGGGTCAGCCGCTGCACGCCTTCGATCTCGCCGAAATCAACGGTGGCATTCGTGTGCGCATGGCCGAAGAGGGCGAGAAGCTGGTGCTGCTCGACGGTCAGGAAGTCAGCCTGCGTAGCGATACGCTGGTGATTGCCGACCACTCCCGCGCACTGGCAATCGCTGGTGTCATGGGTGGCGAGCACAGCGGTGTTTCCGCGACCACCCGTGATGTGTTCCTGGAAAGCGCTTTCTTCGACCAGATCGCCGTAGCAGGCAAGGCCCGTTCCTATGGCCTGCACACCGATGCATCGCATCGCTATGAGCGTGGCGTGGACTGGCAACTGGCCCGCGAAGCCATGGAGCGCGCGACTGGCTTGCTGCTGGAAATCACCGGTGGTGAAGCGGGTCCGATCATCGAGACCGTCAGCGAACAGCACCTGCCGAAAATTGCGCCGGTCACTTTGCGCGCGCAGCGCATTACCCAGATGCTGGGTATGGAAATGGATTCGGCCGAAGTGGAGCGTCTGCTCAATGCCTTGGGCCTGACCATTACTGCCGACGGGGCAGGGCAGTGGCGTGTAGAAGTGCCAAGCCATCGCTTCGATATCAGCCTGGAAGTCGACCTGATCGAAGAACTGGCACGCCTGTATGGCTACAACCGTTTGCCGGTTCGTTACCCGCAAGCGCGTCTGGCGCCGCAAGCCAAGGCAGAAGCCCGTAGCGACCTGCCTGAACTGCGCCGCCTGCTGGTTGCCCGTGGGTATCAGGAAGCAATTACCTACAGCTTCATCGATCCGAAACAGTTCGAACTGTTTAATCCGGGTGTGGAGCCGTTGCTGCTGGCCAATCCGATCTCCAATGACATGGCTGCCATGCGTTCGTCGCTGTGGCCGGGTCTGGTCAAGGCGCTTCAGCACAACCTGAACCGTCAGCAGGATCGCGTGCGTCTGTTCGAAAGCGGCCTGCGTTTCGTTGGCCAGCTTGAAGGTCTGAAACAAGAGCCGATGTTGGCGGGTGTTGTTTGCGGCAGTCGCCTGCCGGAAGGCTGGGCGCAGGGTCGCGATACCGTCGACTTCTTCGACGTCAAGGCTGACGTGGAATCGGTGCTGGGCTTCGCCGGTGCTCTGGATGCGTTCACTTTCGTGCCGGGCAAGCACCCCGCGCTGCACCCGGGTCAAACCGCGCGCATCGAGCGTGACGGTCGTCTGGTCGGCTTCGTTGGCGCGATCCACCCTGAATTGTCGAAAACCCTCGGTCTCGACCGTCCGGTCTTCGTCTTCGAATTGGTTCTGGCGGAAGTGGCGTCGGGCAAAATGCCTAAATTCCACGAGTTATCGCGCTTTCCTGAAGTGCGTCGTGACCTTGCACTGATTGCTCACAAAGACGTTGCAGCCACGGCTGTACTGGACGTAATCCGTGAAAATGCAGGCGAATGGCTGACAGACCTCAGGCTATTTGACGTGTATCAGGGTAAAGGCATTGATCCTGATAGAAAAAGCCTTGCAGTCGGCTTGACCTGGCAGCATCCATCGCGCACTCTTAATGACGATGAGGTGAATACCGCAACGCAAAACATCCTCACCTCGCTCGAACAAAGGTTGAACGCCACGTTAAGGAAGTGA
- the ihfA gene encoding integration host factor subunit alpha, giving the protein MGALTKAEMAERLYEELGLNKREAKELVELFFEEIRHALEDNEQVKLSGFGNFDLRDKRQRPGRNPKTGEEIPITARRVVTFRPGQKLKARVEAYAGTKS; this is encoded by the coding sequence ATGGGGGCTCTGACGAAAGCTGAGATGGCGGAACGTCTGTATGAAGAGCTGGGCCTGAACAAACGGGAGGCCAAGGAATTGGTCGAACTGTTTTTTGAAGAAATCAGGCACGCTCTTGAAGACAACGAACAAGTCAAATTGTCCGGTTTCGGCAATTTCGACCTTCGGGACAAACGCCAGCGGCCTGGCCGCAATCCGAAAACGGGGGAAGAAATCCCGATCACGGCTCGCCGTGTGGTCACCTTTCGTCCAGGGCAGAAGTTGAAGGCCCGAGTTGAGGCTTATGCTGGAACCAAGTCATAA
- a CDS encoding MerR family transcriptional regulator, translated as MLEPSHNDELPVIPGKRYFTIGEVSELCAVKPHVLRYWEQEFPQLNPVKRRGNRRYYQRQDVLMIRQIRALLYDQGFTIGGARLRLSGDEAKDDTTQYKQMIRQMIAELEDVLVVLKK; from the coding sequence ATGCTGGAACCAAGTCATAACGACGAGCTCCCCGTCATCCCGGGCAAACGCTACTTCACCATTGGTGAAGTCAGCGAGCTGTGTGCGGTAAAACCGCACGTGCTGCGCTACTGGGAGCAGGAGTTTCCTCAACTCAACCCTGTCAAACGCCGCGGAAACCGCCGGTATTATCAGCGCCAGGACGTGCTGATGATCCGGCAGATCCGCGCGCTTCTTTACGATCAGGGGTTCACCATCGGCGGAGCGCGCCTGCGCTTGTCCGGCGATGAAGCCAAAGACGACACTACCCAATACAAGCAAATGATCCGCCAGATGATCGCCGAGCTCGAAGATGTTCTGGTGGTACTCAAGAAATAA
- a CDS encoding tyrosine-type recombinase/integrase yields MPNGIWKIDKKYRGERIQESTGTCDRAEAEQYLIHMLEKLRQQKVYGVRTVRTWREASIKFLLEVKDQASIHISATYMAQLDPFIGHLPITHVDDNSLASYIRSKLAPEIGKPVTNRTVNIALQRVIRVLNLCARKWRDDERRPWLDVVPMISLLDEKTTSRKPYPLSWEEQSILFAELPAHLQAMAMFKVNTGCREQEVCKLQWDWEIAVPELATSVFLIPARFGGRSARAGVKNGDERLVVLNNVAKSVIEKQRGKHPLFVFPFGKPDGEGNETTVHRMNDSAWKKARVRAAKKWQEKYLRPAHDGFLRIRIHDLKHSFGRRLRAAGVTEEDRKALLGHKNGSITSHYSAAELDQLIAAANKVSATDSRAPALTILKRRQV; encoded by the coding sequence ATGCCGAACGGCATCTGGAAAATCGACAAAAAATACCGAGGAGAGCGAATTCAAGAGAGTACTGGCACTTGTGACCGGGCAGAAGCCGAGCAGTACCTGATCCACATGCTGGAGAAGTTGCGGCAACAGAAGGTCTATGGCGTCAGGACGGTGCGGACATGGCGGGAAGCTTCCATCAAGTTCCTGCTTGAGGTGAAGGATCAAGCTTCGATTCATATATCAGCAACTTATATGGCGCAGCTAGACCCGTTTATAGGTCACCTGCCGATCACGCACGTCGACGACAACAGCCTGGCGTCTTACATTCGCTCGAAGCTGGCACCGGAGATCGGAAAGCCGGTAACGAACAGGACGGTGAATATCGCCCTTCAGCGGGTGATTAGGGTGCTGAACCTGTGTGCACGGAAGTGGCGGGATGATGAGCGCCGGCCTTGGCTAGACGTGGTGCCAATGATCTCGCTGCTGGATGAGAAGACGACCAGTCGCAAGCCCTACCCGCTCTCGTGGGAAGAGCAGTCGATCTTATTCGCCGAACTGCCCGCTCATCTGCAAGCCATGGCGATGTTCAAGGTCAACACGGGATGCAGGGAGCAGGAGGTGTGCAAGCTTCAGTGGGATTGGGAGATTGCCGTGCCAGAACTGGCGACGAGCGTATTCCTGATACCGGCAAGGTTTGGCGGCAGGAGTGCTCGGGCAGGAGTGAAGAACGGCGATGAACGCCTGGTAGTGCTGAATAACGTGGCCAAGTCGGTCATCGAGAAGCAGCGAGGCAAGCATCCGCTGTTCGTGTTTCCGTTTGGCAAGCCAGATGGCGAAGGGAATGAAACGACTGTGCACCGCATGAATGACTCGGCATGGAAGAAGGCGCGGGTCAGGGCTGCGAAGAAGTGGCAGGAAAAGTACTTGAGGCCAGCGCATGACGGATTTTTGCGAATCCGCATCCACGACCTCAAGCATTCTTTCGGTAGGCGCTTGCGTGCCGCTGGTGTGACCGAGGAAGACCGGAAAGCTTTGCTCGGACACAAGAACGGCAGCATCACTAGTCACTACTCGGCAGCAGAGCTGGATCAACTGATTGCAGCGGCAAATAAGGTATCAGCAACCGACTCACGCGCACCAGCGCTGACGATCCTGAAAAGGAGGCAGGTATAG
- a CDS encoding recombinase family protein, giving the protein MDIGYARTSTIEQEAGFESQLRELERCGCEKIFKEQVSSVAQRVQLEAAIEFARVGDTFVVTKLDRLARSITDLLQTLHRLELKKVEVKILNLGLDTSTPTGKLILTVLGGIAQFEREMMLERQREGIDKAQKAGKYKGRKPIHEEKRAAILRLAGEGVTKVEIAKQLGVGQATVYRELALYRTASQARTGDPCTLEL; this is encoded by the coding sequence ATGGATATAGGCTATGCACGTACTTCAACGATCGAACAAGAGGCTGGCTTTGAGTCCCAGTTGCGCGAATTGGAACGATGTGGCTGTGAAAAAATATTTAAAGAGCAGGTGTCGTCCGTGGCCCAGCGCGTCCAGCTGGAAGCGGCCATTGAGTTTGCCCGTGTGGGGGATACCTTTGTGGTCACTAAGCTCGACCGGCTGGCCCGCTCGATCACCGACCTGCTGCAGACACTGCACCGATTGGAGCTGAAGAAGGTTGAGGTCAAGATTCTCAATCTGGGATTGGATACCAGCACGCCCACCGGCAAGTTAATCCTGACCGTGTTGGGTGGGATTGCCCAGTTTGAGCGGGAAATGATGCTGGAGCGGCAGCGCGAGGGGATCGACAAAGCGCAGAAGGCCGGCAAGTACAAGGGGCGTAAGCCAATCCACGAAGAAAAACGCGCGGCCATACTGCGCTTGGCGGGCGAGGGCGTGACTAAGGTCGAGATTGCCAAGCAGCTTGGCGTCGGGCAGGCCACGGTTTACCGTGAACTGGCCCTTTACCGAACCGCATCCCAGGCCCGGACAGGCGACCCATGTACGCTAGAACTATGA